Within the Periophthalmus magnuspinnatus isolate fPerMag1 chromosome 7, fPerMag1.2.pri, whole genome shotgun sequence genome, the region ccTGTATACATGACCTGCAGTCTGAACAATTTGAATAATCTCAAGTgattacagagcagtgggtggagatagtggtaggtgaaaacaaacatgtctcAGGACAATGCAAGACAACGctgaattactcaaacacgcatggatcaatcaaaatacaattctgagtaagctaatgatgatgGAACACCAGTAAAACACATTCACAAGTGTATTTTACATAATGTCGCATTCTTTCACTTtgccctttgttttattacaggagatggatttgaaacccatgagtgtattctctatgaaaaagtgggttgcccatcactgtctgttataAGAGTATGGAATTTATCTGTAAAGGACTACttgaaaaactgccagaatacctcacctgcttgttaatcattgataccgaAACATTtcataccagatcacatgaatggggtgggcaaactttggTCACAATGGGTTcgaaaatttgacagaggggccgggccaggatatatatatatatatatatatatatatatatatatatatatatatagttacctcatcaaaaacatatctggagttgtgttttatttcattcacacatgtttgagtacctCTGCACTATtagactgtctacatctccaaagctcaaaaatgctctgttgtgatgtcacgaagaggcatttttcaagttaacggctccttttacctcaAATTCAAtagattccagggctgaaatcatccaaatgattcagtATGAAGCCTACCATAGGTGGCTACTGTGGGTGCTTACCATAGGAGCCTACCATAGGAGCCTACCATAGGAGCCTACCATAGGAGCCTACCTGAACCTACCTGAAGAACAGAAACCGTTCATGCGCCGCAGGAGTTGCAAAACGCGCTCAGCCCAGGCACAGCCCGCCATTTAACACGCGCTCCTCCTCGTGCTGCTAAAACAATCCAAACTGTTCTCCTGTTCCAAATAATGCCAACATCTACGTAACAAATGTTCTAAACACTGAACGCAGGCACTGCATCTGCGCATGCGTCCTTCCCTGTCTTCTTCTACCACTTCtgtctaaaatctaaaatttgtaaaataaaatgtgaaacaacAATATCgatacattaaaatgaaaataaggcACTTTTTCCTTACGCACGGCACTAGAGACACAGAAAAGCTACGTTTGCTGATTTCGGTTTATTTGGAGAGTGTCTTGTAATGCTGTGTTCCAGACAGAGGGGGCAGTGTGTTTGAGCGCACGTGTGAGTGAAAACACAAAGAAGCGCTGTTTGTTGTTAGCATGGTTAGCTCAGTTAGCATGGGTAGCATCCAAGCAAGAAGAGGATGAAATTCTAAAACGTGATagattcacacatgtctgagtacaTAACTACGGAGACTAACCATAGTTTACGGTGGTATTTACTTTAGTCTGACTTAAACAGCTCGTTTAGTAAATAACGAACAAGGTGTAGTGTGATCCATTCTCTCCGCACTGAACACGGATTGACCTGTGTCAAAAGGTATTAACATTGTTTAATCTTTGTATttcttaatatatatatatatgttgtgcaagtgtgtggagttaaataaaaaataggaaTAGTAAGAGCCTTTGTAATGAGGATTCTACTTGGGGTTAATAAATTGGAAAATGTCGCTTTCTATTCTGTTGCacgaagaacaggcgcagaggcacgGGAATGGACTTTATTGATGGTCACAGCATTACAGTTGTCTTAAAGGCAGCGTCTCGCAGGATTCAAAGCAGAGTTTTAAAAGAGGGAGTCTAGCAGAGTTCAAAAAAGGGCTAGAGTCTCGCAGAACCGAAGAAAATGCAAAGTTTAACAAGTAAGATTACACTGGAGCGTTTATGGTCTTTTTTTAGTGGGAGCCACAGAAGAGATATGGCCTTGACCAAAATGACCGAAATGCAGTTGCTACATCTCAGTTTCCTGAAGTCATGATAATTGGCCACTACTACACCTCAGGGTCATGAGAAACAACAGAatgttttgtatgtgtttttgtgaaaacaagcaatgtattatatttttatattgttcacAAAAACGAAATGATTATTAGGACGATGATGTGGGTCTCTGTAATAACACGATAATAGTCACTTGTATTACTCTAAAAATATTTACTTGTGCCCTAGCCCTGTCACTGTGCTGTTGCAGGATGTACCTGCCCTGATGGCCTCGGAGGTGAACATGTCCGGGATGGGAGAGGTGGTGATCGTTCTCCCGGAGGCTGTGAGAGGAGAGGTGcctggggaggaggaggaggaggagaaggtctCTGCACAACTTGCATCAAAGCCAAGGTTTCCTACAGGACATAGGCATAGATCAAACTTGTAAAAACGGTTTGTGTGGTCCGTTTTTTGTTGACCATGTGTTTCATACCCTCCAGTGAAGAGATGCCCATGGGGACCCCAGAGGAGGCCCAGGCTGACACCTCTGCTGCAGACTCTCTGTCAAAAGAGGCAGTCATTGGTCAGTACTGCACTCTCTAAGATGTAGCATTTTTGACGAATAGCAGTGACTTAGTGCCTCTTAGTGCCTCTCAATTAAGTTTTGAATTTAGAAAAGGCAATATTAATGCTGTCATCAGTGACAAACATAACTAAAAACAATCTAATTAAAATGGCACCTAGAAAATCATTTTGGTTCTAATTTTAATTTATAGAtaagtatgatttttttttttttttttactgaaaatacAGTAGTGGATAGAAACTAATTAGAAACTAATTATGTACTAGAGGCTCTGCTGTTGAGAGTGATCCTCCACTCACCTTGCATAGCTATTCACAACATATAAGTGTATATAAATTTAGCCAGGTGATTGAAGTCCAAACCTCTGTGTGCAGTGAAACTATCCGAGGAGGTGGACACAGAGGCAGACGTCTTTTACTCCATCACATGTGGAGATGCCAAAGCCACTCTTGTCTGGAAGAAATTTGTCTGCCCAGGGATCAATGTGAAATGTGTGCAGGTACACCTTAGGATCTGTGCTCCATGCTGTTGTTAGTGCAGTACTTTGAGTCAAACTCtgatgttttccctgtgtcccTGGGAGCAGTTCAACTCACAGCTCATCAGTCCcaaagagtttgtgtgtttagcaGGGAAGTCCACTCTGAAGGACTGGAAGAGGGCCATTCGCCTCAACGGCACCATGCTAAGGTAATGGTTTGCTTTACCAAGAACAAACAAGATTTTATGATTCTTGACAAATTAAGGATCAAGGCAACATGAATCCTAAACCATAAGACCCTTCGGTCTAGACCAGAGGTCTGCAACTGTTAATGGCAAAAGAGCCACAttggcacatttcagaccaaatgAAAGTCATAAAGagccatacatttttttttttacaagtaacAAGCCGAAGTGATtaataaatcaatttaaaagAAGTAAGTCGACTGTCTGCACCTTTTAATACATTATAAAGAATATGACTATAACATTTTGTGTTTAGGTGAGCTTTGGACTTATTTGAAGTGTTTTAGGGAGTCTGGGGGTTTTGACCATTATATGTAATTTTCTGAATTCTGgtgtattttatgtgtaatatttattcTACATCATTATTCTTTCCGATTTTATGCATGGGATTTCCTCAGAcgaatagtaaaaaatataaataaaaaaattataatttctaTAAAATGAAAACCtcctaaacttttttttttcctcaatcaAACTGGAAAGACCGCACTGGAGGCTTTTAAGAGATGCAAGAGAGCCCGATGTGGTTGCAGACCCCTGGTGTAGACAAAGTGTTTCAGTGTACTTCATTCAATCATTCaaatccttctttgaacagaAATCTCCAAAGTCAGACTCAAACCAGAGCAAAGAAAACAATCATAATCAGGGTATGCTAAATGAATTAAAGGTGCTAAATGACTAATTGGGGTCATGAAtgattatgtaaaatatgactcaggtaaCAGTTCACACTTTCAGTGAACTTAATAATACATACTGCTGGGGTGTGTTCAGTATAGTTAAATTTCTTTAGACAGATATTTAAGGCAGTGACTTATCCTGAAcagaaccctgtcagaactgaagaagctacttggatgagtggcGAAACATATTCATCCTGAAGCATtgttggtccagttgacagaatccTTCTTCTTATGCTTCATGTCTCACAGGAAAATCATGGACTCTGGAGAGCTGGACTTCTACCAGCATTCCAAAGTTTGCTCCAACACGTGCCGCAGCACCAAGATCGACCTGGTGGGAGCCAAAGTGTCCCTGAGTGTGGATGGGGCCTCAGAACTGCTCCCAACCACCCCAGCAGCAGACTGTACGTCTGACCTGTCATCCAACACTCAGTCTCAGTTGCTAAACTCTAAACTTCTCTTTGTGCTGTTTTATCTTTTGGCGCTCTCCCTATGAGTTGTTGTAATAATTAGTTATTTTATCATTCATGATTACTATTGGTTACAATTATAGTTCACCAGTTACTAATCTAAAACATAAATGCAAACAGGAAAATATGCCCCTGGCTAATACTGTCCATGTTATGTGTTTAGTGAATGGAATGGCTCTGTCGTTCTCAGAGTCCACAGATGAAGCCTCAGAGTGGGTCACCGCCATTGGAGGTAAGGCTTCACGTGAACGTCTCCAGGGGACTTTTGGGGGACTTCTGGTGGACTCTTGGGAGACTCTTGGTGGACTCATAGTATACTTCTGGGGGACTCTTGGTGGACACCTAAGAGATAAAAATGACTCCTAAGCCCTTTACAAACATGACTTCACAAATGTGGAGAGCTAGCTTATTTTTACACAGTCGTCCACCTGGAGGTAATACTTCCCAGGCCCTGGTGGTCTGCTGTTTGTGCATAGGAGGAGTGGCTCCATAAAGCTCTGTAAGTGCCAACACATGGTTTTCtcacttttctttatttatttaaggtgtGTGTTTAATCATGAAGATTTATATTGCTGTGAGTGTCAAAGAACTTATTTCTCTATTAGCTTTGAGTTGATCATCCCTCACTCCCCATGTGACACACCAACTCACTCCTCTTGTGTTCAtatgcaaaatacaaaagtaaCTCAGACTTTATTGACATGTATCTACTGCACAGAGCAGGAAAACAGCCGGGACAGAACCCAGAAATCACACATGTGTGCCCTCTTGTAAAGGGCTCTGGTGGACTTGTCATTGACTTCTAGGGGACGCCTGGTGGAAGTGGTTAGTGCTGATGTGTCTGTTGTGTTCCAGAGGACTCGGTGGCCTTTTGGAAAGCAGTGAAAGAGGCGGGGATGCTGGACGAGGTGGTCCTGGACTTTGAGAAGGAGCTCCAGGACATTCTGAAGGGGCTGGAGGAGAGAGCCAATGACCCGCCTctgcaggtcaaaggtcagactaCTCTAACTAAAGCACTTGGTCTACATTCTTCTCTTTTAGGCTTTTcctcactgttccctctaagctgcgcgtgtgagcaattgcgcactgctgacaagGTCtctgcgcacagaaaatctgtgctgcgcacaaaaaaatcgaaccggagttgaaaataaaataaacacacaagaaTTCATTCtgtgctatttttcagtgtgagtcagtgagtgtgaccggtgacgagctgcttcagccaattatgtgattcacatacgtatttgcgcatcttatccacgtcattgacaggcgccctcatgcgccgctaccagagttttagccgatgtgggcCATGTCtcaatttgccaaatgcaccttttgaagggtcccttcgaagtactcttcaaagtgtagtttgaaggttccggtcgagagtgtgtcctcctcagtgtagccgccatcttgctgaagtgggacaggtctacaccacggaccgcacttccaccgctgtctttgagcgtacgatacgcacattacgtatgttatttttaattatttattatttaatagaagaaaagtcaagatgtcgtcgtcacagccgtttcttttttttttttagattgaatatcaataggcaaatataacattaaaggtgatttttttttttttcaattgtagctacttcataactttaacaaaatataccttgtgaaaacgtaataacagagacagaggtaacaatatcattttcacattcatagtctataaaccagagaacactgattaattgtacatatagtgggatattgcagtttaacaattcggtattttggccagtgtctacaccactttaacagtagagggcgctgtttcccttctatgctgtaccagttctttccatcttattattgtgagtTATTTTCTAGCAgcgcagcgctacatcaaactaggatcttgatttactaacacgaaggtaaatgacacgtgccaccagggggcgcagacctatggaatgtaccggaactcatgaagattttgtggacgtctcaggactctcttctgtcctttcctgagagttcgttgcttcattgttcacattacctgtgtggatcattaaactcttctgactttatgtttctcttggtctttgacgcttacaatagaaacaaacattcttacatcattcttattgcaataataatttctaatgataataatgtcttcataTTGTCtcgcaataactgcacattcctttattccatataactcccctcctttttaatcatcaaacagaCTGTAcaaatctttattcagatttaacagtttcatgtctcactgttgtaggtgaggtaacccagtacgaacatttgaacgtgtattgcgcagtggactccattttcttctgtttcttgcgtagtcgcggtgcaagatgggatatagaagtgcgtgaagtgtgcacggatgcacgcttcggttacgtccgatctccatggaaacggtggaaagggaagggcaggtttgtcgggcgcattcagtagggtgggttgaaatgggacagcccttgtcgcgccggaaattacgtaactgcccgtcaatgcacacttccaatggtgattctaaggccagt harbors:
- the gmeb2 gene encoding glucocorticoid modulatory element-binding protein 2 → MASEVNMSGMGEVVIVLPEAVRGEVPGEEEEEEKVSAQLASKPSEEMPMGTPEEAQADTSAADSLSKEAVIVKLSEEVDTEADVFYSITCGDAKATLVWKKFVCPGINVKCVQFNSQLISPKEFVCLAGKSTLKDWKRAIRLNGTMLRKIMDSGELDFYQHSKVCSNTCRSTKIDLVGAKVSLSVDGASELLPTTPAADLNGMALSFSESTDEASEWVTAIGEDSVAFWKAVKEAGMLDEVVLDFEKELQDILKGLEERANDPPLQVKDAVLLNNIVQNFGMLDLVKKVLASHKSQMDRYREQYTRSLAALEQQCDEHRKRAKELKSRSQHLNNVLMTLTPVPCPPVAKRPRLTRAVSGPAAVGGSPQQISLPLSQLSGLPLGKVLTVAGTQAGSALGGYTLLTSPLPGSDLGSDASNLTVLQDGVVKVLGPQFQLLTLPTTLQGPTVEALSAEQAPGSTAEGPEAEGPTQEDLAQESPAPPSEQTAEEQPLSTAD